A section of the Pseudomonas sp. FP453 genome encodes:
- the exbB gene encoding tonB-system energizer ExbB — protein sequence MTRNTTPASPTTSRAWRAIAALLFSVLLAPTAAFADATAPAAPAAAEHSTAAPAAAPAAAPAATDPALAADPAAADETGVVLEEDNTLGMAHDLSPWGMYQNADVVVKAVMIGLAIASIITWTIWIAKGFELLGAKRRLRTEIVHLKKATTLKEASESATKKGTLANTLVHDALEEMRLSANTREKEGIKERVAFRLERLVAACGRNMSSGTGVLATIGSTAPFVGLFGTVWGIMNSFIGIAKTQTTNLAVVAPGIAEALLATALGLVAAIPAVVIYNVFARSIAGYKAQVSDASAEVLLLVSRDLDHLPTERSSQPHMVKVG from the coding sequence ATGACACGTAATACAACCCCCGCTTCGCCAACCACGTCCCGCGCCTGGCGCGCGATTGCTGCGCTGTTGTTCAGCGTCCTGCTGGCTCCGACCGCAGCCTTCGCCGACGCCACCGCCCCGGCTGCTCCAGCCGCTGCCGAACACAGCACTGCCGCGCCAGCCGCTGCTCCCGCAGCTGCACCGGCCGCCACCGACCCGGCCCTGGCTGCAGATCCGGCAGCCGCTGACGAAACCGGCGTGGTCCTGGAAGAAGACAACACCCTGGGCATGGCCCACGACCTGTCGCCGTGGGGCATGTACCAGAATGCTGACGTCGTGGTGAAGGCCGTGATGATTGGCCTGGCCATCGCCTCGATCATCACCTGGACCATCTGGATCGCCAAGGGCTTCGAGCTGCTGGGTGCCAAGCGTCGCCTGCGCACTGAAATCGTCCACCTGAAAAAAGCCACCACCCTCAAGGAAGCCAGCGAAAGCGCGACCAAGAAGGGCACCCTGGCCAACACCCTGGTGCACGACGCGCTGGAAGAAATGCGCCTGTCGGCCAACACCCGCGAAAAAGAAGGCATCAAGGAACGTGTGGCTTTCCGTCTTGAGCGCCTGGTGGCCGCCTGCGGTCGCAACATGAGCAGCGGCACCGGCGTGCTGGCTACCATCGGTTCCACCGCACCGTTCGTCGGCCTGTTCGGCACCGTGTGGGGCATCATGAACAGCTTCATCGGCATCGCCAAGACCCAGACCACCAACCTCGCCGTCGTTGCCCCAGGCATCGCCGAAGCCCTGCTGGCTACGGCCCTGGGCCTGGTTGCGGCGATTCCTGCGGTAGTGATCTACAACGTCTTCGCCCGTTCGATTGCCGGCTACAAGGCCCAGGTATCGGACGCGTCGGCAGAAGTCCTGCTGCTGGTCAGCCGCGACCTCGATCACCTGCCTACCGAGCGCAGCTCGCAACCGCACATGGTGAAAGTGGGGTAA
- the exbD gene encoding TonB system transport protein ExbD, translating to MGLHLNQGDDELVENHEINVTPFIDVMLVLLIIFMVAAPLATVDIKVDLPASSAKPAPRPEKPVFLSVKADQRLFLGEEEVKSETLGQVLDAKTQGKKDTTIFFQADKGVDYGDLMSVMDALRAAGYLKVGLVGLETAAKK from the coding sequence ATGGGCCTGCATTTGAATCAAGGCGACGACGAACTCGTCGAGAACCACGAAATCAACGTCACGCCGTTTATCGACGTGATGCTCGTGCTGCTGATCATCTTCATGGTGGCCGCACCACTGGCTACCGTGGACATCAAGGTCGACCTGCCCGCCTCCAGCGCCAAGCCGGCGCCGCGGCCAGAGAAGCCGGTGTTCCTCAGCGTCAAGGCGGACCAGCGTCTGTTCCTGGGCGAAGAAGAAGTCAAATCCGAAACCCTCGGCCAGGTGCTCGACGCCAAGACCCAGGGCAAGAAAGACACGACGATCTTCTTCCAGGCCGACAAGGGCGTGGACTACGGCGACCTGATGAGCGTGATGGATGCCCTGCGGGCAGCCGGCTACCTCAAGGTAGGCCTGGTCGGACTTGAGACGGCAGCCAAGAAATGA
- a CDS encoding energy transducer TonB: MITTRHKLTRYGTSLAVVLGVHAVAIIIALQWSAPHTVQLPPAAMVIDLAPMPAPPPPAPPKVITPPQPPAPVEELPLPKLAEAPKPTIQVPKPVKPKPKPQPPKPVEKKVEPPKEKPSEEPPSDAPPTNAPAEKSAQPVPGPSPQQVAAKASWEGTLLAHLQKYKKYPPGAQARGKEGLNRLRFVVDGEGNVLSYELVGRSGNADLDRATLDMIRRAQPLPKPPADMLKGGSIEIVAPFVYNIEKRR, encoded by the coding sequence ATGATCACGACGCGCCACAAACTGACGCGTTATGGCACAAGCCTCGCTGTCGTGCTGGGCGTGCATGCCGTCGCGATTATCATCGCGCTTCAATGGTCCGCGCCGCATACGGTGCAGTTGCCGCCGGCTGCCATGGTCATCGACCTGGCACCGATGCCCGCGCCGCCACCTCCGGCCCCGCCGAAGGTGATCACGCCGCCGCAACCGCCAGCACCGGTGGAAGAACTGCCATTGCCGAAGCTGGCCGAAGCACCCAAGCCGACAATCCAGGTGCCCAAGCCGGTCAAGCCCAAACCGAAACCGCAGCCGCCCAAGCCGGTGGAGAAAAAGGTCGAGCCGCCCAAGGAGAAACCTTCCGAAGAGCCGCCGAGCGACGCCCCACCGACCAACGCGCCTGCGGAGAAATCGGCCCAGCCGGTCCCTGGCCCATCGCCCCAACAGGTGGCGGCCAAGGCTTCCTGGGAAGGCACCCTGCTCGCGCACTTGCAGAAGTACAAGAAGTACCCGCCCGGCGCCCAGGCCCGTGGCAAGGAAGGCTTGAACCGCCTGCGCTTCGTGGTCGATGGTGAAGGCAACGTGCTGTCCTACGAGTTGGTGGGCCGCTCCGGCAACGCCGACCTGGACCGTGCGACCCTGGACATGATCCGTCGTGCCCAGCCACTGCCCAAGCCGCCGGCCGACATGCTCAAGGGTGGCAGCATCGAGATCGTTGCACCGTTCGTGTACAACATCGAGAAACGCCGCTAA
- the recG gene encoding ATP-dependent DNA helicase RecG, whose amino-acid sequence MTELSQVSVTALKGVGEAMAEKLAKVGLENLQDVLFHLPLRYQDRTRVVPIGHLRPGQDAVVEGTVSGADVVMGKRRSLVVRLQDGTGGLSLRFYHFSNAQKEGLKRGTRVRCYGEARPGASGLEIYHPEYRAITGDEPPPVDTTLTPIYPLTEGLTQQRLRQLCTQTLTMLGPKSLPDWLPLELARDYQLAPLDDAIRYLHHPPADADVDELALGHHWAQHRLAFEELLTHQLSQQRLRESMRSLRAPAMPKATKLPAQYLANLGFAPTGAQQRVGNEIAYDLSQKEPMLRLIQGDVGAGKTVVAALAALQALEAGYQVALMAPTEILAEQHFITFKRWLEPLGLEVAWLAGKLKGKNRAAALEQIAGGAPMVVGTHALFQDEVKFKNLALVIIDEQHRFGVQQRLALRQKGVGGRMNPHQLIMTATPIPRTLAMSAYADLDTSILDELPPGRTPVNTVLVTDTRRVEVIERVRGACAEGRQAYWVCTLIEESEELTCQAAETTYEDLTSALGELKVGLIHGRMKPAEKAAVMAEFKAGNLQLLVATTVIEVGVDVPNASLMIIENPERLGLAQLHQLRGRVGRGSAASHCVLLYHPPLSQIGRQRLGIMRETNDGFVIAEKDLELRGPGEMLGTRQTGLLQFKVADLMRDADLLPAVRDAAQALLERWPEHVSPLLDRWLRHGQQYGQV is encoded by the coding sequence ATGACTGAGCTGTCGCAGGTGTCGGTGACGGCACTCAAGGGTGTCGGTGAAGCCATGGCCGAGAAATTGGCCAAGGTCGGCCTGGAGAATCTCCAGGACGTGCTGTTCCACCTGCCCCTGCGTTATCAGGACCGCACCCGCGTAGTGCCCATCGGCCATTTGCGCCCTGGGCAGGATGCGGTGGTCGAAGGCACCGTCAGCGGCGCCGACGTGGTGATGGGCAAGCGCCGCAGCCTGGTGGTGCGCCTGCAAGACGGCACCGGCGGCCTGAGCCTGCGCTTCTACCATTTCAGCAATGCGCAGAAGGAAGGCCTCAAGCGCGGCACCCGCGTGCGTTGCTACGGCGAAGCGCGCCCCGGCGCATCGGGCCTGGAGATCTACCACCCGGAATACCGCGCCATCACCGGCGACGAGCCGCCGCCGGTGGACACCACCCTCACGCCGATCTACCCGCTCACCGAAGGCCTGACCCAACAGCGCCTGCGCCAACTGTGCACGCAGACCCTGACCATGCTCGGCCCGAAAAGCCTGCCCGACTGGCTGCCGCTGGAGCTGGCCCGCGACTATCAACTGGCGCCGCTGGACGATGCGATCCGCTACCTGCATCACCCGCCGGCCGATGCCGATGTGGACGAACTCGCCCTTGGTCACCACTGGGCCCAGCACCGCCTGGCCTTTGAAGAACTGCTGACGCACCAACTGTCCCAGCAACGCCTGCGCGAAAGCATGCGCTCCCTGCGCGCGCCCGCCATGCCCAAGGCCACCAAGCTGCCGGCGCAATACCTGGCCAACCTCGGCTTCGCGCCGACCGGTGCCCAGCAGCGCGTCGGCAATGAAATCGCCTACGACCTCAGCCAGAAAGAACCCATGCTGCGCCTGATCCAGGGCGACGTGGGCGCGGGCAAGACCGTGGTCGCCGCCCTCGCCGCCCTGCAAGCGCTGGAAGCCGGTTACCAAGTCGCCTTGATGGCACCCACCGAGATCCTCGCCGAGCAGCACTTCATCACCTTCAAGCGCTGGCTCGAACCCCTCGGCCTGGAAGTCGCGTGGCTGGCCGGCAAGCTCAAGGGCAAGAACCGCGCAGCCGCGCTGGAGCAGATCGCCGGCGGTGCACCGATGGTGGTGGGCACCCACGCGCTGTTCCAGGACGAAGTGAAGTTCAAGAACCTGGCCCTGGTGATCATCGACGAACAGCACCGCTTCGGCGTGCAACAACGCCTGGCCCTGCGCCAGAAAGGCGTGGGCGGGCGCATGAACCCGCACCAGCTGATCATGACCGCCACGCCGATCCCACGCACCCTGGCGATGAGCGCCTACGCCGACCTCGACACCTCGATCCTCGACGAACTGCCCCCCGGCCGGACCCCGGTCAACACCGTGCTGGTCACCGATACCCGCCGCGTCGAAGTGATCGAACGCGTGCGCGGCGCCTGTGCCGAAGGCCGCCAGGCGTACTGGGTGTGCACGCTGATCGAAGAGTCCGAAGAGCTGACCTGCCAGGCCGCCGAGACCACCTATGAAGACCTCACCAGCGCCCTTGGCGAACTCAAGGTCGGGCTGATCCACGGCCGCATGAAGCCTGCGGAAAAAGCCGCGGTGATGGCCGAATTCAAGGCCGGCAACCTGCAACTGCTGGTGGCCACCACCGTGATCGAAGTCGGTGTGGACGTGCCCAACGCCAGCCTGATGATCATCGAAAACCCCGAGCGCCTGGGCCTCGCCCAATTGCACCAACTGCGCGGCCGTGTCGGCCGGGGCAGTGCCGCCAGCCATTGCGTGCTGCTGTATCACCCGCCGCTGTCACAAATCGGTCGCCAGCGCCTGGGCATCATGCGCGAAACCAACGACGGTTTTGTGATCGCCGAAAAAGACCTCGAACTGCGCGGCCCCGGCGAAATGCTCGGCACCCGCCAGACCGGCCTGCTGCAATTCAAGGTCGCCGACCTGATGCGCGACGCCGACCTGCTGCCCGCCGTGCGCGACGCCGCGCAAGCCTTGCTGGAACGCTGGCCGGAACATGTCAGCCCACTGCTGGACCGCTGGCTGCGACATGGGCAGCAATACGGCCAAGTGTGA
- a CDS encoding aminoacyl-tRNA deacylase and HDOD domain-containing protein translates to MSEVALATAPLTAPPVIQALLAKLAIPYTEVTEHPGLNPARKVQAVLLEDAVGALMVLFPQNQLLDLNRLAELTGRRLTAVSPERVERMLGKHALALLPGLPALTSSPCLYEGSLLNEPSLLVHSGEAGLLLEIASEHFKSMLTKASAAQFGEPLSNIRPNLDRPNDDREEITQAMQAFTARRIQQRLEATIEIPPLADTAQKIIKLRVDPNATIDDITGVVETDPALAAQVVSWAASPYYASPGKIRSVEDAIVRVLGFDLVINLALGLALGKTLSLPKDHPHQSTPYWHQSIYTAAVIEGLTRAMPRAQRPEAGLTYLAGLLHNFGYLLLAHVFPPHFSLICRHLEVNPHLCHSYVEQHLLGISREQIGAWLMRYWDMPDELSTALRFQHDPTYDGQYAEYPNLVCLAVRLLRSRGIGSGPDAAIPDELLERLGLTRDKAEEVVGKVLDAEVLLRELASQFSQA, encoded by the coding sequence ATGTCAGAAGTAGCCCTCGCCACAGCCCCACTGACCGCCCCGCCGGTCATTCAGGCTCTGCTCGCAAAGCTCGCCATCCCCTACACGGAAGTCACCGAACACCCGGGCTTGAACCCTGCACGAAAGGTTCAGGCGGTGTTGCTGGAAGATGCGGTGGGCGCTCTGATGGTGTTGTTCCCGCAGAACCAATTGCTCGACCTCAACCGCCTCGCCGAACTCACCGGGCGCCGCCTGACAGCCGTGTCGCCCGAGCGCGTCGAGCGCATGCTCGGCAAGCACGCCCTGGCCCTGCTGCCGGGCTTGCCGGCGCTGACCAGCTCGCCGTGCCTGTACGAAGGCAGCCTGCTCAACGAGCCAAGCCTGCTGGTGCATTCGGGTGAAGCCGGGTTGCTGCTGGAGATCGCCAGCGAGCACTTCAAAAGCATGCTCACCAAGGCCAGCGCCGCGCAGTTCGGCGAGCCCCTGAGCAACATCCGTCCGAACCTCGACCGCCCCAATGATGACCGTGAGGAAATCACCCAGGCGATGCAGGCATTCACTGCCCGCCGCATCCAGCAACGCCTGGAAGCGACCATCGAGATTCCGCCACTGGCTGACACTGCGCAGAAGATCATCAAGCTGCGCGTCGACCCCAACGCCACCATCGATGACATCACCGGCGTGGTGGAAACCGACCCGGCCCTGGCCGCCCAAGTGGTGAGCTGGGCCGCGTCGCCGTACTACGCCTCGCCGGGCAAGATCCGCTCAGTGGAAGACGCCATCGTCCGCGTGCTGGGCTTCGACCTTGTGATCAACCTCGCGTTGGGCCTGGCCCTGGGCAAGACCCTGAGCCTGCCCAAGGACCACCCGCACCAGTCCACGCCGTACTGGCACCAGTCGATCTACACCGCCGCCGTGATCGAAGGCCTGACCCGCGCCATGCCCCGCGCCCAGCGCCCGGAAGCCGGCCTGACCTACCTCGCCGGCCTGCTGCACAACTTTGGCTACCTGCTGCTGGCCCACGTGTTCCCGCCGCATTTCTCGCTGATCTGCCGTCACCTGGAGGTCAACCCGCACCTGTGCCACAGCTACGTGGAACAGCACCTGCTGGGCATCAGCCGCGAACAGATCGGCGCCTGGCTGATGCGTTACTGGGACATGCCGGACGAGTTGTCCACAGCCCTGCGCTTCCAGCACGACCCGACTTACGACGGCCAATATGCCGAGTACCCGAACCTGGTGTGCCTGGCCGTGCGCTTGTTGCGCAGCCGTGGCATCGGTTCCGGGCCGGACGCCGCCATTCCCGATGAACTGCTGGAGCGCCTGGGCCTGACCCGGGACAAGGCGGAGGAAGTGGTGGGCAAGGTGTTGGATGCCGAGGTGCTGTTGCGCGAACTGGCCTCGCAGTTCAGCCAGGCCTGA
- the tagQ gene encoding type VI secretion system-associated lipoprotein TagQ, producing the protein MRFSRKAVSKRHLLLIAAGFSTVLTGCATSPASKVASSTKVEYYPNCYEPVQHLRSTDSDMTKSVVTGAALGAAGGALLGALTGDSDKRGRNAAIGAAGGALAGGAAGYYTERQKQISDDNQRIASYATDVNKSASDIDRSTAYAKASQQCYQSAFTKLVNDRKAKTVNDTEGRKRLAEIVAGLKESNDLIVAVNGKAAEDLNNYNQAYEKDLQQVSVQRADVVTVATADTATVVAPAGKANKGNKVVKPPKKPPLPVVPREAVDTEKSFQTVKVSQAESKKVASAGKAQIEGTCRDPNLTDWAPVPCPNV; encoded by the coding sequence ATGCGTTTTTCCCGTAAGGCGGTTTCCAAGCGTCACTTGTTGTTGATCGCGGCCGGCTTCAGCACCGTGCTGACCGGTTGCGCCACGTCGCCGGCGTCCAAGGTCGCGTCGAGCACCAAGGTCGAGTACTACCCGAACTGCTACGAGCCGGTGCAGCACCTGCGCAGCACCGATTCGGACATGACTAAGTCGGTCGTCACCGGTGCCGCCCTCGGCGCAGCCGGCGGTGCACTGCTGGGTGCCCTGACCGGCGACTCCGACAAGCGCGGCCGCAACGCGGCCATCGGCGCAGCGGGCGGCGCCCTGGCGGGTGGCGCGGCGGGTTACTACACCGAGCGTCAGAAGCAGATCAGCGATGACAACCAGCGCATTGCGTCCTACGCCACCGACGTCAACAAAAGCGCGTCCGACATCGACCGCAGCACCGCCTACGCCAAGGCGTCGCAGCAGTGCTACCAGAGCGCGTTCACCAAGCTGGTCAACGACCGCAAGGCCAAGACCGTCAACGACACCGAAGGCCGCAAGCGCCTGGCGGAAATCGTCGCAGGCCTGAAGGAATCCAACGACCTGATCGTGGCGGTCAACGGCAAGGCCGCCGAGGACCTGAACAACTACAACCAGGCGTACGAAAAAGACCTGCAACAAGTCAGCGTGCAGCGTGCCGATGTGGTCACCGTGGCCACGGCCGACACCGCAACGGTGGTTGCACCGGCGGGCAAAGCCAACAAAGGCAACAAAGTGGTCAAGCCACCGAAGAAGCCACCCCTGCCAGTGGTGCCGCGTGAAGCCGTCGATACCGAGAAAAGCTTCCAGACCGTGAAAGTCAGCCAGGCTGAAAGCAAGAAGGTCGCCAGCGCCGGTAAAGCGCAGATCGAAGGCACTTGCCGCGATCCGAACCTGACCGACTGGGCGCCGGTACCTTGCCCTAACGTTTAA
- a CDS encoding SUMF1/EgtB/PvdO family nonheme iron enzyme, whose product MYKLLGAAVALSLASMAWADEASDRLDNPKPLEGDVSLPLPCDGNMVFRYVYVLAQGTLDDREISLGYPFAEGEAGYQQSFISGYRRDFINGQFTLKDLPKAWSKVITPLIPKTDAKTPLKPMLYFIGKYEVTARQYAQVMAQAQSLASGEPAPACDVPSGMAGRLPEVKLSRFEAERFSAVYSAWLLKYHRDLLPVSGRGSSAEEGGVGFVRLPTEVEWEFAARGGQAVSRQDLEGRLFPRRAEGSDSDGPLGDYAVFNQVAGGTGQAARLMPIGTKLPNPIGMFDVIGNAAEMVQESFQLVHAGRRQGTYGGFVVKGGNYLEGEGTLFTGMRREYPLFGADGTEQSNETTGFRVAIGALSAPRSRYKELFAQWQKEGRLAALTDAIDDAQDPTKRLDSIIAASADPKLQAELGLVNEELKRNVSLIAQQREEAAGNLIQSAALVAETIGNYNIRLANLQKSRQQAVDNKDDASAQLFAMAITNGRSALDGAVAIYIDNLATGTRYTDAVIQAQFQRIKEELDRKPVLGKSLVTRATLFVRHVGNYRKQQRADPATILKELLAASGQR is encoded by the coding sequence ATGTATAAGTTACTGGGCGCCGCCGTGGCGCTGAGCCTGGCCTCGATGGCCTGGGCCGATGAAGCGAGCGATAGACTCGATAATCCAAAACCCTTGGAAGGCGACGTCAGCCTGCCGTTGCCGTGTGACGGCAACATGGTGTTCCGCTACGTCTACGTGCTGGCCCAAGGCACCCTGGATGACCGCGAGATCAGCCTCGGCTACCCCTTCGCCGAGGGCGAGGCGGGTTATCAACAGTCGTTCATTTCCGGCTACCGCCGCGACTTTATCAACGGCCAGTTCACCCTCAAGGACCTGCCCAAGGCGTGGAGCAAAGTCATCACGCCCTTGATACCGAAGACCGACGCCAAGACCCCGCTCAAGCCGATGCTGTACTTCATCGGCAAGTACGAAGTGACTGCTCGCCAATACGCCCAGGTCATGGCCCAGGCGCAGTCGTTGGCCAGTGGCGAACCGGCGCCGGCCTGCGACGTGCCCAGCGGCATGGCCGGGCGGTTGCCAGAGGTGAAGTTGTCGCGCTTTGAAGCGGAGCGCTTCTCGGCGGTGTACAGCGCGTGGCTGCTGAAATACCACCGCGACCTTCTGCCGGTGAGCGGGCGCGGTTCGTCGGCGGAGGAGGGCGGGGTCGGTTTTGTGCGTTTGCCGACAGAAGTTGAATGGGAATTCGCCGCGCGTGGCGGCCAGGCGGTGAGCCGTCAGGACCTGGAAGGGCGCCTGTTCCCGCGCCGCGCCGAAGGCAGCGACAGCGACGGCCCGCTGGGCGACTACGCAGTGTTCAACCAGGTCGCTGGCGGCACCGGCCAGGCCGCGCGCCTGATGCCCATCGGCACCAAACTGCCCAACCCCATCGGCATGTTCGACGTGATCGGCAACGCTGCCGAGATGGTCCAGGAATCCTTCCAGCTGGTGCACGCCGGGCGTCGCCAGGGCACCTATGGCGGCTTTGTGGTCAAAGGCGGCAACTACCTGGAAGGCGAGGGCACGCTGTTTACCGGCATGCGCCGCGAGTACCCGCTGTTTGGCGCCGACGGCACCGAGCAAAGCAACGAGACCACCGGTTTTCGCGTGGCGATTGGCGCGCTGTCGGCGCCGCGTTCGCGCTACAAGGAACTGTTTGCGCAGTGGCAGAAAGAAGGCCGCCTGGCCGCCCTGACCGACGCCATCGACGACGCCCAGGACCCGACCAAGCGCCTGGACAGCATCATCGCCGCCAGCGCCGATCCCAAGCTGCAAGCCGAGCTGGGGCTGGTCAACGAAGAGCTCAAGCGCAACGTCTCGCTGATCGCCCAGCAACGCGAAGAAGCGGCGGGCAACCTGATCCAGTCGGCGGCGTTGGTGGCCGAAACCATCGGCAACTACAACATCCGCCTGGCCAATTTGCAGAAGAGTCGCCAGCAGGCCGTGGACAACAAGGATGACGCCAGCGCGCAGCTGTTTGCGATGGCCATCACCAACGGCCGCAGCGCCCTCGACGGCGCGGTGGCGATCTATATCGACAACCTGGCCACCGGCACGCGCTACACCGATGCGGTGATCCAGGCGCAGTTTCAACGGATCAAGGAAGAGTTGGATCGCAAGCCGGTGCTCGGCAAGAGCCTGGTGACGCGCGCGACACTGTTCGTCCGCCATGTCGGCAACTACCGCAAGCAACAGCGGGCCGACCCGGCGACGATCTTGAAGGAATTGCTCGCAGCGAGCGGTCAGCGATGA
- a CDS encoding ABC transporter permease, whose amino-acid sequence MRIALVASLAWQDYRNDAWLSACSVLALVAVIAPLLVLFGLKFGLVSSLTERLENDPATREIIPLGGGRFSSAFIEQLGQRSEVAFAVPRTRQIAATAQVGALTLEMLPTAPGDPLLQALPMPQGLDQIVLSHTAAEKLAARPGDWLETLFARQVAGRVESQRTRVQVLAVLPLAAFARDGLFAGLGLLEAAEDYRDGRAVPALGWTGEAASEQRIYPAFRLYARSLTDVEPLRVFFAEQNLLVSTQAHTIAQVQSLSRNLSIVFWVICGLALAGAFAAIFAGALAAVARKRRELSVLRLLGFSTGGLLVFVLLQALYSAGFAAVLSAGLYGLAEAGLNQLFVQVSGEYASHLLARHYGLALVAVMGVSAVAALCGGWRVARIQASEGIRDV is encoded by the coding sequence ATGCGCATCGCTCTGGTGGCGTCCCTGGCCTGGCAGGACTACCGCAACGACGCGTGGTTGTCGGCGTGTTCCGTGTTGGCATTGGTGGCGGTGATCGCGCCGTTGCTGGTGTTGTTCGGCCTGAAATTTGGACTGGTTAGCAGTTTGACCGAACGTTTGGAAAACGACCCCGCCACCCGTGAAATTATTCCGCTGGGCGGTGGTCGATTCAGCAGCGCATTTATCGAGCAGTTGGGTCAGCGCAGTGAAGTGGCCTTCGCGGTCCCGCGTACGCGGCAGATTGCGGCGACGGCGCAGGTGGGGGCGTTGACCCTGGAAATGCTGCCGACGGCGCCGGGTGATCCGTTGCTGCAGGCGCTGCCGATGCCCCAGGGCCTCGACCAGATTGTGCTCAGCCACACCGCTGCCGAAAAGCTCGCGGCGCGGCCCGGGGATTGGCTGGAAACGCTGTTTGCGCGGCAAGTGGCGGGGCGTGTCGAGAGCCAGCGCACACGCGTGCAAGTGCTGGCGGTGTTGCCGCTGGCCGCCTTTGCCCGGGACGGTTTGTTTGCCGGCTTGGGCCTGCTGGAAGCGGCGGAAGATTATCGCGACGGCCGAGCAGTGCCGGCGTTGGGTTGGACGGGAGAGGCGGCGAGTGAGCAGCGGATCTATCCGGCGTTTCGCTTGTACGCCCGCAGCCTCACCGATGTTGAACCATTGCGGGTGTTTTTCGCCGAACAGAACCTGTTGGTGTCGACCCAGGCGCACACCATCGCCCAGGTGCAGTCGTTGAGCCGCAACCTGTCGATCGTGTTCTGGGTGATCTGCGGCTTGGCGTTGGCGGGGGCGTTTGCGGCAATCTTCGCCGGGGCGCTGGCGGCTGTGGCGCGCAAGCGCCGGGAATTGTCGGTGTTGCGCCTGTTGGGATTTTCCACCGGCGGGCTATTGGTGTTTGTGCTGCTGCAAGCGCTGTACAGCGCAGGTTTTGCTGCCGTGCTCAGTGCCGGGCTGTATGGCCTGGCCGAGGCGGGTTTGAATCAACTTTTCGTGCAGGTGTCGGGCGAGTACGCCAGCCACCTGTTGGCGCGTCATTACGGCCTGGCCCTGGTTGCAGTCATGGGCGTCAGCGCCGTGGCGGCGCTGTGTGGTGGTTGGCGAGTGGCGCGGATCCAGGCTTCTGAAGGAATCAGAGATGTATAA
- a CDS encoding ABC transporter ATP-binding protein: MLDLSAVHKSRGIGSQRYSLVIPALHLRAGEQVAIVGPSGCGKSTLLDVLALVLAPDQVGRFAFHQQDIAGLWRADQQSALAALRSRHLGYVLQTGGLLGFLDVRGNIALSRQLLGLKDDGSVARLAEQLEISDQLAKKPAALSVGQRQRVSCARALAHAPQLLLADEPTASLDPLNAERVMHALLAQAREHRAACVIATHDEPLARASGLQVRRISCRRDADGGVTATLGEAC, from the coding sequence ATGCTGGACCTGAGCGCAGTGCACAAGAGCCGGGGCATCGGTAGCCAGCGCTATAGCCTGGTGATTCCGGCGCTGCATTTGCGTGCGGGTGAGCAAGTGGCGATTGTCGGGCCGAGCGGCTGCGGCAAGAGCACCTTGCTGGATGTGCTCGCGCTGGTGTTGGCGCCGGATCAGGTGGGGCGGTTTGCATTCCATCAGCAGGACATTGCCGGGCTGTGGCGCGCGGATCAGCAATCGGCCCTGGCGGCGCTGCGCAGCCGGCACCTGGGGTATGTGCTGCAAACCGGTGGCCTGCTGGGCTTTCTGGATGTGCGCGGGAATATCGCCCTGTCTCGGCAACTGCTGGGGTTAAAGGACGACGGCAGTGTCGCGCGCTTGGCCGAGCAACTGGAAATCAGCGATCAGTTGGCGAAAAAACCTGCGGCGTTGTCGGTGGGCCAGCGCCAGCGCGTGAGCTGCGCCCGCGCCCTGGCCCACGCGCCGCAACTGCTGCTGGCGGATGAACCCACCGCGTCCCTTGACCCGTTGAATGCCGAGCGTGTGATGCACGCGCTGCTGGCCCAGGCCCGCGAGCACCGCGCCGCCTGTGTGATCGCCACCCATGACGAACCGCTGGCCCGCGCCAGTGGCTTGCAGGTGCGGCGCATCAGTTGCCGCCGCGATGCCGACGGCGGCGTCACCGCCACCCTTGGGGAGGCGTGCTGA